Proteins encoded by one window of Bacillus sp. DTU_2020_1000418_1_SI_GHA_SEK_038:
- a CDS encoding YitT family protein produces MKKRIVDIVYILIGSFLFAVGVNVFIIPNELGEGGVTGITIIAYYLWQWSPGLVNFVLNSILLIVGYKFLSKMTTIYTIIAVVFNSLFLHLTEGWTINSNEIVVSTIFGAVIIGAGIGIIIRVGGTTAGSTILARITQKYLGWNLAYGLLFFDLIVAFSSYFIIGAEKLMLTIMMLYIATKVMEFVIEGISTKKAVTIISAEPDKIAQQVNEEMHRGVTVFSGSGYYTKAQKDILYIVISSQEIVKLKKIVKEADPSAFIAIHDVRDVFGLGFGEISKAD; encoded by the coding sequence ATGAAAAAAAGGATTGTAGATATTGTATATATTTTAATAGGATCTTTCCTATTTGCAGTAGGGGTTAATGTGTTTATTATTCCGAATGAGCTGGGAGAGGGCGGGGTAACGGGGATTACCATTATCGCCTACTACCTCTGGCAATGGTCGCCGGGTCTCGTGAACTTTGTCCTAAATTCAATCTTGTTAATTGTTGGTTATAAGTTTTTGAGTAAAATGACCACTATTTATACCATTATTGCTGTTGTCTTTAATTCTCTTTTTTTGCATTTGACAGAGGGCTGGACGATTAATTCAAACGAAATTGTCGTTTCCACGATTTTTGGAGCTGTTATTATTGGTGCAGGGATTGGAATAATCATACGTGTAGGCGGGACAACGGCTGGGTCTACAATCTTAGCAAGAATTACCCAGAAATATCTTGGCTGGAATTTAGCCTATGGGTTGTTATTTTTTGATTTAATAGTGGCGTTTTCTTCCTATTTTATCATTGGCGCTGAAAAGCTGATGCTGACGATTATGATGCTTTATATTGCAACAAAGGTAATGGAATTCGTTATTGAGGGGATTAGCACGAAAAAAGCTGTAACGATCATTTCAGCAGAGCCTGACAAAATAGCGCAGCAGGTGAATGAGGAGATGCATAGAGGTGTAACTGTTTTTTCTGGAAGCGGCTATTACACAAAAGCGCAAAAGGATATACTCTATATCGTCATAAGCAGCCAAGAGATTGTGAAGCTGAAGAAAATCGTAAAAGAGGCAGACCCGAGTGCGTTTATTGCCATTCATGATGTGCGAGATGTGTTTGGACTTGGCTTCGGAGAGATTTCAAAAGCAGATTAA
- a CDS encoding amino acid ABC transporter permease — protein MSIFDLDFALKQFPEVLKGVPLTLVIAVFSMILGIMFGLLIALCRIYKVPVLHRIAMVYVSFIRGVPMIVLLFVLFYGIPALFDLLNKQLGWSLNADQISPIVYALIAYTLNTAAYQSEIFRASINATHAGQMEAAYSVGMTTAQSLRRIILPQALVLSLPNLGNTFIGLIKATSLAFAVKVIEIMGMAKIIANDGYKYLEMYLVAALIYWLLCFVFEVLFALLEKKMRRYEARMDEGISI, from the coding sequence GTGTCTATTTTCGACTTAGACTTTGCATTAAAGCAATTTCCAGAGGTGTTGAAGGGTGTTCCTTTAACTCTGGTCATCGCGGTTTTTTCAATGATCCTCGGAATCATGTTCGGCCTTTTGATTGCCTTATGCCGAATTTATAAAGTGCCCGTTTTGCATCGGATCGCCATGGTGTACGTCTCCTTTATTAGAGGGGTGCCCATGATTGTGCTTCTATTCGTATTATTCTATGGGATACCCGCTCTGTTTGATCTCCTAAACAAACAGCTAGGCTGGAGTCTAAATGCGGATCAAATATCCCCCATTGTATACGCCTTAATTGCCTATACCTTGAATACAGCTGCTTACCAGTCCGAGATTTTCCGTGCATCCATCAATGCCACCCATGCCGGTCAAATGGAAGCTGCCTATTCAGTAGGTATGACAACAGCTCAAAGCTTGCGAAGAATTATTTTGCCACAAGCATTAGTCCTATCTCTCCCTAATCTAGGCAATACATTTATTGGTCTTATAAAAGCGACATCCCTTGCCTTTGCGGTTAAAGTGATTGAAATCATGGGGATGGCAAAAATTATTGCAAATGATGGCTATAAATATTTGGAAATGTATTTAGTGGCAGCCTTGATATATTGGCTTCTCTGTTTTGTCTTTGAAGTTCTTTTCGCCCTGCTAGAGAAAAAGATGAGGCGGTATGAAGCGAGAATGGATGAGGGGATATCAATTTAA
- a CDS encoding amino acid ABC transporter permease: protein MISSGFSDWLDLLMRVLNKLPLTLLMLGVSLFFSLIIGVIVAIIRIQKRPISYAIATFYLSFMRCTPLLVQLFLVYFGLPQLLLLVNIDINGWDRFVFVVIAFSLYTGAYLSEVIRSAYMAVGKDQLEAAYSVGMSYSQALRRIILPQAFLVALPDLGNNIIELLKDTSLAFTIGIIDIMGQVRIILGNNYGIGMFEVYFTISLVYWGTCIVIENLIALLEKVLKKGRVSIAD from the coding sequence ATGATTAGTTCGGGATTCTCTGATTGGCTGGACTTATTAATGAGAGTGTTAAATAAGCTCCCACTTACTTTACTTATGTTGGGTGTTTCTCTTTTCTTTTCTTTAATTATCGGTGTCATTGTCGCCATTATTCGGATTCAAAAAAGACCGATTTCATATGCTATTGCCACGTTCTATTTGTCATTTATGCGCTGTACACCGTTATTAGTACAGCTATTCCTTGTCTATTTTGGACTCCCGCAGCTACTGTTGCTTGTAAATATTGATATTAATGGCTGGGATCGTTTTGTTTTTGTTGTGATTGCCTTTTCATTATATACAGGTGCCTACCTTTCTGAAGTGATTAGATCCGCCTACATGGCAGTCGGAAAGGATCAATTAGAGGCTGCCTACAGTGTTGGAATGAGCTACTCACAGGCGTTGCGGAGAATCATCCTGCCACAAGCATTTTTAGTGGCCTTACCTGATCTAGGAAATAATATAATTGAATTGCTGAAGGATACCTCTCTTGCATTTACGATTGGCATCATTGATATTATGGGGCAGGTTCGGATTATTTTAGGAAATAATTACGGAATTGGCATGTTTGAAGTGTACTTTACCATTTCGTTAGTATATTGGGGCACGTGTATTGTTATTGAAAATTTGATTGCACTTTTAGAAAAGGTATTAAAAAAGGGCCGTGTCAGCATTGCAGATTAA
- a CDS encoding transporter substrate-binding domain-containing protein, whose protein sequence is MKGLFKIAILAFVLILSLAGCSQSTGSEKDDGKIVVKVALSDEVNPPFLYTDENNEPIGYDMDYMKEIEKKLPEYKFEYLFGEEEANLVGVDTGKYTFAINWFFKNPERQEKFLFPEQEFGYSLTSLVTKKDRNDIKTLDDMVGKKFPPMAPSGGLRTILNSYNEQHKDNPLTLDTIEHASNADNLKRVAEGKADAIFLNVTTFNEMQKQMNLDLKVSGIVSKEPIWVVFNKKETELAQKMDKATAELIEDGTLSKLSEKWFEVDFFKDLDYINEEGFKFE, encoded by the coding sequence ATGAAAGGTTTATTTAAAATAGCGATTCTGGCATTCGTGCTCATACTTAGCCTCGCAGGCTGCTCGCAAAGTACAGGGTCAGAAAAAGACGATGGAAAAATAGTTGTAAAGGTTGCCTTAAGTGATGAAGTCAATCCTCCATTCTTATACACAGATGAAAACAATGAGCCAATTGGATACGACATGGATTACATGAAGGAAATCGAGAAAAAGCTTCCTGAATATAAATTCGAATATCTTTTTGGAGAGGAAGAAGCCAATCTAGTTGGTGTTGATACAGGCAAATACACATTCGCAATAAATTGGTTCTTTAAAAATCCTGAAAGACAAGAAAAGTTCCTTTTTCCTGAACAAGAATTCGGATATTCACTTACATCACTTGTGACCAAGAAGGATCGCAATGATATTAAAACATTGGATGACATGGTTGGCAAAAAGTTCCCGCCAATGGCCCCAAGCGGCGGATTGCGTACCATTCTTAATTCATACAACGAACAGCACAAAGATAACCCGTTAACACTCGATACCATTGAGCATGCTTCAAATGCTGATAATTTAAAAAGAGTAGCGGAAGGTAAGGCTGATGCTATATTCCTAAATGTAACAACCTTTAATGAAATGCAGAAACAAATGAATCTTGATTTAAAAGTTAGCGGAATCGTTTCGAAAGAACCAATTTGGGTTGTTTTCAATAAAAAGGAAACCGAGCTTGCTCAGAAGATGGATAAAGCGACTGCCGAGCTAATTGAAGATGGCACCCTTTCCAAGCTATCTGAAAAATGGTTCGAGGTCGACTTCTTTAAGGATTTGGATTATATCAATGAAGAAGGCTTTAAATTTGAGTAA
- a CDS encoding amino acid ABC transporter ATP-binding protein codes for MIELRNIHKHFKKNHVLKGIDLEVNKGDVVAIIGPSGSGKTTLLRCINYLERPDEGQINVDGFTIQGKHPSKQDILTLRRKTAMVFQHYNLFKNKTVLENVMEGLIVAKKLPKTEAKDISLSLLQKVGLAEKVNDYPSQLSGGQQQRVGIARALALNPSVILFDEPTSALDPEMVGEVLSIIKQIAGEGITMVIVTHEIDFAREVANRVVFMDEGVIVEQGHPQDVLIHPKHERLKQFLKRLVREPEYLI; via the coding sequence ATGATTGAACTGAGGAACATCCATAAGCATTTTAAAAAGAATCATGTGTTAAAAGGGATTGACCTTGAAGTGAATAAAGGGGATGTTGTTGCTATTATTGGCCCGAGCGGATCAGGAAAAACCACACTCCTTAGATGTATCAATTACTTGGAGCGGCCAGATGAAGGCCAGATAAACGTTGATGGGTTTACCATTCAAGGCAAGCATCCCTCTAAGCAGGATATTCTCACATTAAGAAGGAAAACCGCCATGGTTTTTCAGCACTATAACTTATTCAAGAATAAAACCGTTCTGGAAAATGTGATGGAAGGGCTCATAGTTGCTAAAAAACTGCCTAAAACAGAAGCAAAGGATATTAGCCTATCTCTCCTTCAGAAGGTAGGGCTGGCTGAAAAAGTAAATGATTATCCTTCACAGCTTTCCGGCGGACAGCAGCAGCGCGTTGGCATCGCACGTGCACTTGCTTTAAACCCATCGGTTATATTATTTGATGAGCCCACTTCCGCTCTCGACCCAGAAATGGTTGGAGAAGTGCTGTCCATTATTAAGCAAATAGCAGGTGAAGGCATTACCATGGTGATCGTGACACATGAAATCGATTTCGCTCGAGAAGTGGCAAATCGAGTTGTCTTTATGGATGAAGGCGTCATTGTGGAGCAAGGACATCCCCAGGATGTTCTCATTCATCCAAAGCACGAGCGGCTGAAGCAGTTTCTTAAACGATTGGTCCGTGAACCAGAATATTTAATTTAA
- a CDS encoding acyl-CoA dehydrogenase family protein, whose product MLDLFIKNDTQRNWVQKLHVKEAEFKSKSAKYDEQSKFPKDNIQRLIEMGYTTLTLPAAYGGGGLSTYDMTLLQETLASFDGATALSIGWHMGVVGEIYEKKLWDDGKLDFFADEVLKGALVNRAVSEAQTGSPTRGGRPGTYAIKKDGHWMITGRKNFTTMSPVLTHFLVSAWMEEKEAIGFFLLHRDLEGLSIEETWDVISMRGTESHDLVLENVTVDESKLVEINHGPRGNQLNGWVLHIPACYIGIAQAARDYAIQFANEYSPNSLNGPISQLPNVQNLIGQIDLELMQARHFLYSVAEAYDDDSRRPFITNEHGAVKHTITNSAISIVDKAMRIVGAKSLQRANPLQRYYRDVRAGLHNPPMDDVTIQKLALTALNKKKGV is encoded by the coding sequence ATGTTAGATTTATTTATAAAAAATGATACTCAAAGAAACTGGGTGCAAAAGCTGCATGTAAAAGAAGCTGAATTTAAAAGTAAGTCTGCTAAATATGATGAACAATCAAAATTTCCCAAAGATAACATTCAAAGATTAATAGAAATGGGATATACAACACTCACATTGCCAGCCGCTTATGGCGGAGGTGGCTTAAGTACTTATGATATGACTTTACTTCAAGAAACATTGGCTAGCTTTGATGGGGCAACAGCCCTCTCCATTGGCTGGCATATGGGAGTAGTCGGTGAAATCTATGAGAAAAAGCTTTGGGATGACGGAAAATTGGACTTCTTTGCTGATGAGGTGCTGAAAGGAGCATTGGTCAACCGGGCCGTGAGTGAGGCGCAAACAGGAAGTCCGACTAGAGGAGGACGCCCCGGCACCTATGCGATAAAAAAGGATGGCCATTGGATGATTACGGGCAGAAAAAACTTTACAACCATGTCCCCAGTTTTAACGCATTTTCTTGTTTCTGCTTGGATGGAGGAGAAGGAAGCAATCGGGTTCTTTTTGTTACACAGGGATTTAGAAGGGCTAAGCATCGAGGAAACATGGGATGTTATTTCTATGAGAGGAACAGAGAGCCATGATTTAGTCCTTGAAAATGTAACGGTAGATGAATCCAAGCTTGTTGAGATCAATCATGGGCCAAGAGGAAATCAACTCAATGGCTGGGTCCTTCATATTCCGGCGTGCTACATCGGAATTGCACAGGCAGCAAGGGATTATGCAATCCAATTTGCTAATGAATACTCGCCTAACAGTCTAAATGGACCAATTAGCCAGCTGCCGAACGTTCAGAATTTAATTGGACAAATCGATCTCGAGCTAATGCAAGCAAGACATTTTCTCTACAGTGTAGCAGAGGCTTATGATGATGATTCTAGAAGGCCATTTATCACAAATGAACATGGTGCTGTGAAACATACGATTACCAATTCTGCGATTTCAATTGTCGACAAGGCCATGAGAATCGTAGGGGCGAAAAGCTTACAGCGCGCAAATCCTCTTCAAAGATATTACCGGGATGTAAGAGCGGGTCTGCATAATCCGCCAATGGATGATGTGACCATTCAGAAGCTTGCATTAACTGCCTTAAACAAGAAAAAAGGAGTTTAA
- a CDS encoding YbaK/EbsC family protein, with translation MSFESVKAHFKKWNRDEDIMEFDVSSATVDLAAEAIGVIPARIAKTLSFRGEGDHAILIVAAGDAKIDNKKFRQSFGFKARMLSAEEVVEQTGHVIGGVCPFGLANDLDVYLDVSMKRFETLFPACGSTNSAIELTCDEIFEYAAAKEWVDVCKGWEEEQEREAVTALTNQTGN, from the coding sequence ATGTCGTTTGAGAGTGTTAAGGCTCATTTTAAAAAGTGGAATCGCGATGAGGATATAATGGAGTTTGACGTATCAAGCGCGACTGTCGACCTAGCAGCTGAAGCTATTGGCGTTATTCCTGCACGAATTGCTAAAACCTTATCCTTTAGAGGAGAAGGGGACCATGCTATTCTAATTGTTGCAGCAGGCGATGCGAAAATTGATAATAAGAAATTTCGCCAATCCTTTGGTTTTAAAGCGCGGATGCTTTCGGCTGAAGAGGTGGTGGAGCAAACTGGCCATGTCATTGGGGGAGTATGCCCTTTTGGTTTGGCCAATGATTTAGACGTCTATTTAGATGTTTCAATGAAACGCTTTGAAACACTTTTTCCTGCATGCGGCAGTACAAACTCTGCAATCGAGTTGACCTGTGATGAAATTTTTGAATATGCAGCGGCTAAAGAATGGGTTGATGTCTGCAAGGGATGGGAAGAGGAACAAGAGAGAGAAGCTGTTACAGCACTTACCAATCAGACTGGAAATTAA
- a CDS encoding C40 family peptidase, with translation MNKRIVTTTLAVALGVSSLGAFPSVMQPLKASAGTVDAMKAPAPFQPIEASAATVSSTSNQKAVEAKADEIIKFAKSLIGKATYGGNYSYTYPYQFKCASFIDFVFQSKGVHLGSRDEDYMIKQGTYVPRSQLQKGDLVFFRSSATATVPNHAGIYIGDNKIIHMANTKLNITISDLDSTSYYRNNYMTARRVLPSLLPSNPPTKADNIVEDAYDLMDNVTMGRVNDEKSMKFTGAGYVNYIYKLNGVNLGKTSVTQLSKLGKTVSRSNLKKGDLIFINSTVGSTTPTRVAIYAGEHRIIVPSSQGISSRVLLSDYYSKHYMYAKRVY, from the coding sequence ATGAATAAGCGAATAGTTACAACAACACTTGCAGTAGCGCTAGGAGTTAGTTCTTTAGGTGCATTTCCATCCGTTATGCAGCCGCTGAAAGCTTCTGCAGGAACAGTAGATGCAATGAAGGCTCCGGCACCTTTCCAGCCGATAGAAGCTTCTGCAGCAACAGTTAGTTCTACGAGTAATCAGAAAGCTGTTGAAGCAAAGGCTGATGAAATCATTAAATTTGCTAAGAGTTTAATTGGGAAAGCGACATATGGAGGAAATTACAGCTATACTTATCCATACCAATTTAAATGTGCATCGTTTATAGACTTTGTATTTCAATCTAAAGGTGTTCATTTAGGCAGCCGTGATGAAGATTATATGATTAAGCAAGGGACGTATGTTCCTAGAAGTCAACTTCAAAAAGGCGATTTAGTTTTCTTTAGAAGTTCAGCTACAGCAACCGTTCCAAACCATGCTGGGATCTATATTGGAGATAATAAAATTATTCATATGGCAAACACAAAATTAAACATTACTATTTCCGATTTAGATAGCACTTCCTACTATAGAAATAATTATATGACTGCACGTAGAGTACTGCCATCTTTACTGCCATCAAACCCGCCAACTAAAGCAGATAACATTGTTGAAGATGCTTATGATCTTATGGATAATGTAACAATGGGCCGAGTTAACGATGAAAAATCTATGAAATTTACTGGCGCTGGCTACGTAAACTATATTTACAAATTAAATGGCGTTAACTTAGGAAAAACTTCTGTAACTCAGCTTTCAAAATTAGGTAAAACAGTATCACGCTCTAACTTGAAAAAAGGCGATTTAATTTTTATTAATAGTACAGTAGGTTCAACAACACCAACTAGGGTTGCTATTTATGCTGGTGAACACCGTATTATAGTGCCAAGTTCACAAGGCATTAGTTCAAGAGTTCTATTGTCCGATTATTATAGCAAGCACTATATGTATGCAAAGCGCGTATATTAA
- a CDS encoding YheC/YheD family protein, with translation MKERLGKWRQYTLLSEHPLLTKYIPETKLYTTKNLTDLLDRYEYVYLKNDRGGQGKGIFKVYRNKNGLYCFNGYSLDGKKIQMDVVNIKDFEPHLHPINRFGGYIVQEGIQSITPDGFPLSIRVHAQILRGEWLIGGIYGKIATEETTENGVINANRGAQVMTIDTLLSEHLKMRNKEKNNMIKLIMEASAISAKVAASAVPQIEYGIDFGINQFRKPVIFEINTSPGVGNFSKIGNGEMRKRIKAIRKMHLEDQIGN, from the coding sequence TTGAAGGAACGACTTGGTAAATGGAGGCAATATACACTGTTAAGTGAACATCCCTTACTCACTAAATACATTCCTGAAACAAAGCTATATACCACTAAAAACCTAACTGATTTACTAGATCGGTATGAATATGTCTATTTAAAAAATGATAGAGGCGGGCAAGGAAAAGGCATTTTTAAAGTTTATAGAAATAAAAATGGACTTTACTGTTTTAATGGCTATAGTCTTGATGGAAAAAAAATACAAATGGACGTCGTCAACATTAAAGATTTCGAACCCCATCTGCATCCAATTAATAGATTTGGGGGATATATTGTTCAAGAGGGTATCCAAAGCATAACTCCCGATGGGTTTCCTCTATCCATTCGAGTACATGCTCAGATTCTTAGGGGGGAATGGCTGATTGGAGGGATATATGGAAAGATTGCAACGGAAGAAACAACGGAAAATGGAGTGATCAATGCAAACCGGGGAGCTCAAGTTATGACGATTGATACATTGTTATCTGAACATTTAAAGATGAGAAATAAAGAGAAGAATAATATGATTAAGCTCATAATGGAAGCATCTGCAATATCAGCAAAAGTGGCTGCATCAGCAGTACCACAAATAGAGTATGGGATAGACTTTGGCATTAATCAGTTTAGGAAACCAGTAATATTTGAAATAAATACAAGCCCAGGAGTCGGCAATTTTTCTAAGATTGGCAATGGGGAAATGCGAAAACGAATCAAAGCGATCCGGAAAATGCATCTCGAAGATCAAATCGGCAATTAG
- a CDS encoding YheC/YheD family protein: MRPSKGRMSQFKILHSDESFSKHLLETELFSEATLFSFLEKYKSVVIKPAFGWGEVFVTFKNNKFKIFSEVNEDAFIDREDLYQYLRKNKLKHKNNIIQPARPHSGLFQGPFYFYLVTLHRNSPATEWHYMSSTDKYGSPIGKYFNFDDKMENLSILAAKKLGDFYPDCHTVVLEIGYELMRGLWIQDSILHFPKSKWNQFQTLSTNHSISPFVPKTDLLTKVSFNEYLNKYNEIIIKPCVGQHGLGIVKITMTDSSTFEIHTGRIKQIKSNMEETYDFIHTKYLSKNQYLVQERLSLAEIDGCPLDVRVIVQKVESSWIVTGKIVKVAGKGFFVTNAAQKLLSLGESLHNSNFSVTNLNQLEYEVDSICIFASEQLEVNHPDIKMIGFDIGISEKGDIWIIEGNYKPDLSMFSGLKDKDIYTNIRKVMKSQRKNKNDSN, from the coding sequence TTGAGGCCCAGCAAAGGTCGAATGAGTCAATTTAAAATATTACATTCAGATGAAAGCTTCTCTAAGCATCTTTTAGAAACTGAATTATTTTCTGAAGCAACATTATTTTCATTTTTAGAGAAGTATAAGTCGGTTGTCATTAAACCTGCTTTTGGCTGGGGCGAAGTCTTTGTTACCTTTAAAAATAATAAGTTTAAGATCTTCTCAGAAGTGAACGAGGATGCATTTATAGATAGAGAAGATCTTTATCAGTATTTAAGAAAAAATAAATTAAAACATAAGAATAATATTATTCAGCCAGCAAGGCCACACTCAGGTTTATTTCAAGGTCCATTCTACTTCTATTTGGTCACCCTTCACCGAAATTCGCCTGCAACAGAGTGGCACTATATGTCTAGTACAGACAAATATGGCTCCCCCATAGGTAAGTATTTCAATTTTGATGATAAAATGGAGAATTTATCTATATTGGCTGCCAAAAAGCTAGGAGACTTTTATCCCGATTGTCATACTGTTGTATTAGAGATTGGATACGAGTTAATGAGAGGTCTCTGGATTCAAGATTCAATTCTGCATTTTCCGAAAAGTAAATGGAACCAGTTCCAGACACTCTCTACAAATCATTCAATCTCTCCATTCGTGCCGAAAACGGACTTACTTACAAAAGTTTCCTTTAACGAATACCTTAATAAATATAATGAAATTATCATTAAGCCTTGTGTTGGCCAACATGGATTAGGAATTGTAAAGATTACTATGACAGATTCTTCTACCTTTGAAATCCATACAGGAAGAATAAAGCAAATTAAATCCAATATGGAAGAAACCTATGATTTTATTCACACTAAATATCTTTCAAAGAATCAATATCTTGTTCAGGAAAGATTGTCATTAGCAGAGATAGATGGCTGTCCGCTAGATGTTAGAGTCATTGTCCAGAAGGTGGAATCATCCTGGATAGTAACCGGAAAAATTGTAAAAGTGGCTGGTAAAGGTTTCTTTGTAACGAATGCCGCTCAGAAGCTATTAAGTCTTGGTGAAAGTCTTCATAACTCAAACTTTTCAGTGACAAATTTGAACCAATTGGAATATGAAGTAGACAGCATCTGTATTTTTGCAAGCGAACAGCTTGAAGTAAACCATCCTGATATTAAGATGATTGGCTTTGACATCGGAATTAGCGAGAAAGGGGACATTTGGATCATTGAAGGAAACTATAAACCTGACCTTTCGATGTTTTCAGGACTAAAGGATAAAGACATCTACACGAATATTAGGAAGGTTATGAAGAGCCAAAGAAAGAATAAAAATGACTCAAATTAA
- a CDS encoding Mur ligase family protein: MNPISVSEIRSIIGGELIHGADDTIVRYGAYRLKQLKKKNTILFAKYKIRDWDNLQGYFPLILVTHKDYSGSRLPNNLTIVMVDSVDEAYWTFINYYRSQFDIPIVAVTGTCGKTTTKEMIRHILSKNKNVTATKKTANSRTAHLQYLLSIDNDTDAAVIETAVGSPGDVLNAGNYFKPTIGIITNIGAHHLSQCKTVDAYIQAKGEMIKILDHNGILIINSEDKNTSKIDFANFPGKIIKVGKSPSSQFRAIDIQFHEEGMQFDLIHNNLIYPVFVPGYGEHQVYNALAAIAAVYEMGIDLQEAIERLKSFQKFDRQLQVIEGINGSTLLDDTWSITSTSLEAAIKVLTQLGKGKKKVAVIGSILGLGTWGKSINRQAGEMIAQHDVDILIVKGNSLARIMADQAEKSSTNLQTYSYSKSSDVYRLLKKIIDENTIVLLKGNMYSKEMIELASKLRMKQ; the protein is encoded by the coding sequence ATGAACCCCATATCAGTTAGCGAAATTAGATCCATTATAGGCGGAGAATTAATACATGGGGCTGATGATACAATAGTCCGCTATGGTGCATATCGGCTTAAGCAATTAAAGAAAAAAAACACAATTTTATTTGCAAAATATAAAATTAGGGATTGGGACAATTTACAGGGGTATTTTCCCTTAATTCTTGTAACACACAAGGACTATAGTGGCAGCAGGCTCCCTAACAACTTAACTATCGTAATGGTAGACTCAGTGGATGAGGCATACTGGACGTTTATAAATTATTACCGAAGTCAATTTGATATTCCTATTGTTGCAGTAACAGGAACATGTGGAAAAACAACTACAAAGGAAATGATACGGCATATTCTCTCAAAAAATAAGAACGTTACGGCTACAAAAAAGACAGCTAATTCGCGTACCGCTCATCTCCAATACCTCCTAAGCATTGATAATGATACCGATGCAGCCGTAATCGAAACAGCAGTTGGTTCACCCGGGGATGTATTAAATGCAGGTAATTACTTCAAGCCTACAATTGGAATTATTACGAATATCGGTGCACATCATTTAAGCCAATGCAAAACAGTTGATGCTTACATTCAGGCTAAAGGTGAAATGATAAAAATACTTGATCATAATGGGATTTTGATTATTAATTCAGAAGACAAAAACACTAGTAAAATTGATTTTGCGAATTTTCCTGGAAAGATTATTAAAGTTGGCAAGAGTCCCTCCAGCCAATTTAGAGCAATAGATATTCAATTCCATGAAGAAGGAATGCAGTTTGACCTTATTCATAATAATCTAATCTATCCTGTATTCGTACCAGGATATGGAGAGCACCAAGTATATAATGCTTTAGCAGCGATTGCTGCGGTCTATGAAATGGGGATAGATCTTCAGGAAGCTATTGAACGGTTGAAATCATTCCAAAAATTCGACAGGCAGCTCCAAGTGATTGAAGGAATAAATGGCTCGACTCTTCTGGACGATACATGGAGCATAACTTCCACCTCATTAGAGGCTGCTATAAAAGTATTAACACAGCTTGGAAAAGGCAAGAAAAAAGTCGCAGTAATTGGAAGCATTCTTGGTTTAGGGACTTGGGGTAAATCCATTAATAGGCAGGCAGGAGAAATGATTGCTCAACATGATGTAGATATTCTCATTGTAAAAGGCAATAGCTTAGCACGTATAATGGCAGATCAAGCAGAGAAAAGCAGCACAAATCTGCAGACCTACTCTTATAGCAAAAGCAGTGATGTTTATCGTTTGTTAAAAAAGATTATAGATGAAAACACAATTGTCTTATTGAAAGGAAATATGTATTCTAAGGAAATGATTGAATTGGCGTCAAAGTTACGGATGAAGCAATAG